A stretch of the Lolium perenne isolate Kyuss_39 chromosome 3, Kyuss_2.0, whole genome shotgun sequence genome encodes the following:
- the LOC139829821 gene encoding uncharacterized protein isoform X1, translating to MAATTGGDGRGRNRAGAGRMPAAGSGDLLCGGGEEHGQLSRLSVPAQPPHAGAENRWGRSRRRHRQAHLYTTGSASASSPPRCCCRRYGRPPRATPAPRPRPPMGKKRAWPRGGSLRIPATTCLCTTGRASASSPPKACLYEQPPRILDRRSVVRPVAAFARKCSRLQDPPRGLQLVILYSGAIVHALCWLWCFQMNVVGSHVRLMATIT from the exons ATGGCGGCGACGACCGGAGGCGACGGGCGCGGCCGGAACCGGGCCGGCGCGGGGcggatgccggcggcggggagcgGCGACCTCCTGTGTGGTGGTGGAGAGGAGCATGGGCAGCTGAGTCGGCTCTCTGTGCCAGCACAGCCGCCGCACGCCGGTGCGGAGAACCGCTGGGGCAGATCTCGGCGGCGGCACCGACAAGCCCATCTTTATACAACGGGCAGTGCGTCGGCCTCTTCTCCTCcaagatgctgctgccgccggtatGGACGGCCGCCACGCGCCACTCCGGCTCCTCGGCCGCGTCCTCCGATGGGGAAGAAGAGAGCATGGCCTCGTGGGGGATCACTGAGGATTCCGGCAACGACCTGTCTCTGTACAACCGGCCGCGCGTCGGCCTCTTCTCCGCCAAAAGCCTGCCTGTATGAACAACCGCCTCGGATCCTCGACCGCCGCTCCGTGGTGCGACCCGTGGCCGCCTTTGCCAGGAAGTGCTCCCGTCTTCAAGATCCTCCCCGGGGACTACAACTG GTTATACTCTATTCAGGAGCCATTGTACATGCTTTGTGTTGGCTTTGGTGTTTCCAAATGAATGTTGTTGGAAGTCATGTAAGATTAATG GCAACAATCACATGA
- the LOC139829821 gene encoding uncharacterized protein isoform X2 has protein sequence MAATTGGDGRGRNRAGAGRMPAAGSGDLLCGGGEEHGQLSRLSVPAQPPHAGAENRWGRSRRRHRQAHLYTTGSASASSPPRCCCRRYGRPPRATPAPRPRPPMGKKRAWPRGGSLRIPATTCLCTTGRASASSPPKACLYEQPPRILDRRSVVRPVAAFARKCSRLQDPPRGLQLVILYSGAIVHALCWLWCFQMNVVGSHATIT, from the exons ATGGCGGCGACGACCGGAGGCGACGGGCGCGGCCGGAACCGGGCCGGCGCGGGGcggatgccggcggcggggagcgGCGACCTCCTGTGTGGTGGTGGAGAGGAGCATGGGCAGCTGAGTCGGCTCTCTGTGCCAGCACAGCCGCCGCACGCCGGTGCGGAGAACCGCTGGGGCAGATCTCGGCGGCGGCACCGACAAGCCCATCTTTATACAACGGGCAGTGCGTCGGCCTCTTCTCCTCcaagatgctgctgccgccggtatGGACGGCCGCCACGCGCCACTCCGGCTCCTCGGCCGCGTCCTCCGATGGGGAAGAAGAGAGCATGGCCTCGTGGGGGATCACTGAGGATTCCGGCAACGACCTGTCTCTGTACAACCGGCCGCGCGTCGGCCTCTTCTCCGCCAAAAGCCTGCCTGTATGAACAACCGCCTCGGATCCTCGACCGCCGCTCCGTGGTGCGACCCGTGGCCGCCTTTGCCAGGAAGTGCTCCCGTCTTCAAGATCCTCCCCGGGGACTACAACTG GTTATACTCTATTCAGGAGCCATTGTACATGCTTTGTGTTGGCTTTGGTGTTTCCAAATGAATGTTGTTGGAAGTCAT GCAACAATCACATGA
- the LOC127323726 gene encoding uncharacterized protein: MALRQVRLLAARAAALPASLRQRPTRSPLSAPSRAQTQTAASASSWAILGSIPRVAAADGADVSLALTPPPRVSILTVSPRVFPEPVTPQHFPFILAADPSGLLLLQATLGRPWTREATLGPDGYFKSVTWHNSLPRYFVLDPAADSASAFQLPDPDDAIMHQALLGLIASPAGYMVAELRPLIGSDKATLLCFSSETGRWVSKPVHYPLPPRHLAPINVLSLHGRLWWVDLEWGVITSDPFADHPVLRFVPFPPDRVLGCREAWGVADIYRCVGVSAGKLRFVDTMYMGPIIGGTPDITVWTLPGPDATEWTLEHQVSFGDIWADDTYKATGLPVDIPALALIHPDDPDIVYFFLEEHIFAVDVPARKVVDCKVYHLVAPPRCKVASRFVRAWKLPHPLPSGMLDWSNDPILTERDKAPHGIYPLEGHSMLCRETFKVRAIPCCAGRPSM; this comes from the exons ATGGCGTTGCGCCAAGTCCGCTTGCTCGCGGCGAGGGCCGCCGCCCTACCCGCCTCCCTGCGCCAGCGACCCACCCGATCGCCGCTCTCCGCTCCGTCGCGGGCCCAGACCCAGACGGCGGCCTCGGCCTCGTCCTGGGCCATCCTGGGCAGCATCCCGCGGGTCGCCGCCGCCGATGGCGCCGACGTCTCCCTCGCGCTCACGCCGCCCCCGCGCGTCTCCATCCTCACCGTCTCCCCGCGCGTCTTCCCGGAGCCCGTCACGCCGCAGCACTTCCCCTTCATCCTCGCCGCCGAcccctccggcctcctcctcctccaggcCACCCTGGGCCGCCCCTGGACCCGCGAGGCCACCCTAGGCCCCGACGGCTACTTCAAGTCCGTCACCTGGCACAACTCGCTCCCGCGCTACTTCGTGCTCGACCCCGCCGCCGACTCCGCCTCCGCGTTCCAGCTCCCCGACCCCGACGACGCCATCATGCAccaggccctcctcggcctcatcGCCTCCCCCGCCGGCTACATGGTCGCCGAGCTGCGGCCCCTCATCGGCAGCGACAAGGCCACGCTCCTCTGCTTCTCGTCCGAGACGGGGAGGTGGGTCAGCAAGCCCGTCCACTACCCGCTCCCGCCCCGCCACTTGGCGCCCATCAACGTGCTCTCGCTCCACGGGCGCCTCTGGTGGGTCGACCTCGAGTGGGGCGTCATCACCAGCGACCCCTTCGCCGACCACCCGGTCCTCCGCTTCGTGCCCTTCCCGCCGGACAGGGTGCTCGGCTGCAGGGAAGCATGGGGCGTGGCCGACATCTACCGTTGCGTCGGGGTCAGCGCCGGCAAGCTCAGGTTCGTCGACACCATGTACATGGGCCCTATCATCGGCGGCACTCCCGACATCACCGTCTGGACGCTGCCCGGCCCGGACGCCACGGAGTGGACGCTGGAGCACCAGGTGAGCTTTGGAGACATCTGGGCCGACGACACCTACAAGGCCACCGGGCTGCCCGTCGACATCCCCGCGCTCGCACTCATCCATCCCGACGACCCCGACATCGTCTACTTCTTCCtggaggaacacatcttcgccgtCGACGTGCCTGCCCGCAAGGTTGTCGACTGCAAGGTCTACCATCTGGTTGCGCCGCCCAGGTGCAAGGTCGCCAGCCGCTTCGTTCGTGCTTGGAAGCTTCCGCACCCACTTCCCTCAG GGATGCTTGACTGGTCTAATGACCCCATCTTGACTGAAAGAGACAAAGCACCTCATGGGATTTACCCCCTGGAGGGCCATTCCATGCTGTGCAGGGAGACCTTCAAGGTGAGGGCCATTCCATGTTGTGCAGGGAGACCTTCAATGTGA